A window from Pseudomonas alloputida encodes these proteins:
- a CDS encoding high-affinity branched-chain amino acid ABC transporter permease LivM gives MNRNLKQAFFSALLVWAVAFPVLGLKLSIDGISLVVHSQGSFTISIIAVCSVLMFLRVLFDKQWSSVMGRRSDRKLIPPAVSNYLTLPKTQRYVIIGLIVVALVWPFFGSRGAVDIATLILIYVLLGLGLNIVVGLAGLLDLGYVGFYAVGAYSYAMLSHYLGWSFWVCLPIAGLMAATFGFLLGFPVLRLRGDYLAIVTLGFGEIIRLFLRNLTDWTGGPNGISNIPKPEFFGLTFERRAAEGMQTFHEFFGLQYNSINKVIFLYLVALLLALLALFVINRLLRMPIGRAWEALREDEIACRALGLNPTVIKLSAFTLGACFAGFAGSFFAARQGLVTPESFTFIESAIILAIVVLGGMGSQLGVILAAIVMILLPELMREFSEYRMLMFGALMVLMMIWRPQGLLPMQRPHMELRR, from the coding sequence ATGAACAGAAATCTCAAACAGGCGTTCTTCAGCGCCTTGCTGGTCTGGGCCGTGGCCTTCCCGGTACTGGGCCTGAAACTGAGCATCGACGGCATCAGCCTGGTCGTGCACAGTCAGGGCTCGTTCACCATCAGCATCATCGCCGTGTGTTCCGTGCTGATGTTCCTGCGCGTGCTGTTCGACAAGCAGTGGAGTTCGGTGATGGGCCGCCGATCGGATCGCAAGCTGATCCCCCCGGCAGTCAGCAACTACCTCACCCTGCCCAAGACCCAGCGCTATGTCATCATCGGGTTGATCGTGGTGGCACTGGTATGGCCGTTCTTCGGCTCTCGTGGTGCGGTCGACATTGCCACGCTGATCCTGATCTACGTGTTGCTGGGCCTGGGCCTGAATATCGTGGTCGGTCTGGCGGGCCTGCTCGACCTCGGCTACGTGGGCTTCTATGCCGTCGGTGCCTACAGCTACGCCATGCTCTCGCATTACCTGGGCTGGAGCTTCTGGGTGTGCCTGCCGATTGCCGGCCTGATGGCTGCCACGTTCGGCTTCCTGCTCGGCTTCCCGGTGTTGCGCCTGCGTGGTGACTACCTGGCGATCGTGACCCTCGGTTTCGGTGAGATCATCCGCCTGTTCCTGCGTAACCTCACCGACTGGACCGGCGGCCCCAACGGCATCAGCAACATCCCCAAGCCGGAGTTCTTCGGCCTGACCTTCGAACGCCGTGCGGCCGAGGGCATGCAGACCTTCCACGAGTTCTTCGGGCTGCAATACAACTCGATCAACAAGGTCATCTTCCTGTATCTGGTGGCCCTGCTGCTGGCCCTGCTGGCGTTGTTCGTGATCAACCGCCTGCTGCGCATGCCGATCGGCCGTGCCTGGGAAGCCCTGCGTGAAGACGAGATCGCCTGCCGTGCTCTGGGCCTGAACCCGACCGTGATCAAGCTCTCGGCATTCACCCTGGGTGCCTGCTTCGCCGGCTTCGCCGGCAGCTTCTTCGCCGCGCGCCAAGGCCTGGTGACGCCGGAGTCGTTCACCTTCATCGAGTCGGCGATCATCCTCGCCATCGTCGTGCTGGGTGGCATGGGTTCACAACTGGGCGTGATTCTCGCGGCCATCGTGATGATCCTGCTGCCTGAGCTGATGCGTGAGTTCAGCGAATACCGCATGCTGATGTTCGGTGCGCTGATGGTGTTGATGATGATCTGGCGTCCGCAAGGCCTGCTGCCTATGCAACGTCCACACATGGAGCTGCGTCGATGA
- the livH gene encoding high-affinity branched-chain amino acid ABC transporter permease LivH, producing MPEIYHFFQQLVNGLTIGSTYALIAIGYTMVYGIIGMINFAHGEVYMIGSYVAFIALAGLAMMGIHSLPILMTVAFVATIFVTSAYGYSIERVAYRPLRNSNRLIPLISAIGMSIFLQNTVLLSQDSKDKSIPNLIPGSFSFGPGGAEEVLISYMQILVFVVTLVAMTLLTLFISRSRLGRACRACAEDIKMANLLGINTNNIIALTFVIGAALAAVAAVLLSMQYGVINPNAGFLVGLKAFTAAVLGGIGSIPGAMLGGLVLGVAEAFGADIFGDQYKDVVAFGLLVLVLLFRPTGILGRPEVEKV from the coding sequence ATGCCTGAGATCTACCATTTCTTCCAACAACTGGTTAATGGATTGACCATCGGCAGCACCTATGCCTTGATCGCCATCGGCTACACGATGGTGTACGGCATCATTGGCATGATCAACTTCGCCCACGGCGAGGTGTACATGATCGGTTCCTACGTGGCCTTCATCGCCCTGGCGGGCCTGGCCATGATGGGTATCCATTCGCTGCCGATCCTGATGACCGTCGCCTTCGTCGCGACGATCTTCGTCACCAGTGCCTATGGCTACAGTATCGAACGGGTTGCCTACCGCCCCCTGCGCAACAGCAACCGTCTGATCCCGCTGATTTCTGCCATCGGCATGTCGATCTTCCTGCAGAACACGGTCTTGCTTTCGCAGGACTCCAAGGACAAGTCCATCCCCAACCTGATCCCCGGGAGTTTCTCCTTCGGGCCAGGCGGTGCTGAAGAAGTACTGATCAGCTACATGCAAATCCTGGTGTTCGTCGTCACCCTGGTGGCCATGACCCTGCTCACCCTGTTCATCTCTCGTTCCCGCCTAGGCCGCGCCTGCCGCGCCTGCGCCGAGGACATCAAGATGGCCAACCTGCTGGGCATCAACACCAACAACATCATCGCCCTCACCTTCGTCATCGGTGCCGCCCTGGCTGCCGTGGCGGCCGTGCTGCTGAGCATGCAGTACGGGGTGATCAACCCCAACGCCGGTTTCCTGGTGGGCCTGAAGGCTTTCACCGCGGCGGTACTGGGTGGCATCGGCAGCATCCCGGGCGCCATGCTCGGCGGGCTGGTGCTGGGCGTGGCCGAAGCGTTCGGTGCCGATATCTTCGGCGACCAGTACAAGGACGTGGTGGCATTCGGCTTGTTGGTTCTTGTCCTGCTATTCCGGCCGACCGGCATTCTGGGCCGCCCGGAGGTTGAAAAAGTATGA
- a CDS encoding branched-chain amino acid ABC transporter substrate-binding protein: MIKISKLFAAMVLAGVASHSFAADTIKIGIAGPKTGPVTQYGDMQFIGAKQAIKDINAAGGVDGKMLEAKEYDDACDPKQAVAVANKVVNDGVKFVVGHLCSSSTQPASDIYEDEGVIMITPAATSPEITARGYKLIFRTIGLDSAQGPAAGNYIADHVKPKVVAVLHDKQQYGEGIATAVKQTLESKGTKVAVFEGLNAGDKDFSSIIQKLKQNNVDFVYYGGYHPELGLILRQAQEKGLKAKFMGPEGVGNDSISQIAQNASEGLLVTLPKSFDADPANKKIVDAIKADGKDPSGPFVFPAYSAVELIAQGIKKAGSDDTDKVAEAIHKGTFKTPTGDLSFDDKGDLKDFKFVVYEWHFGKPKTEVSPQ, from the coding sequence ATGATCAAGATTTCCAAGCTGTTCGCCGCAATGGTACTGGCCGGGGTAGCCAGCCATTCGTTTGCCGCCGATACCATCAAGATCGGCATCGCCGGTCCCAAGACGGGTCCCGTGACCCAGTACGGCGACATGCAGTTCATCGGCGCCAAGCAAGCCATCAAGGATATCAACGCCGCGGGCGGCGTGGATGGCAAGATGCTCGAAGCCAAGGAATACGACGACGCCTGCGACCCTAAACAGGCCGTGGCAGTCGCCAACAAAGTGGTCAACGACGGCGTCAAGTTCGTGGTCGGCCACCTGTGCTCCAGCTCCACCCAGCCAGCGTCCGACATCTACGAGGACGAAGGCGTGATCATGATCACCCCGGCCGCCACCTCACCGGAAATCACCGCCCGTGGCTACAAGCTGATTTTCCGCACCATCGGCCTGGACAGCGCCCAGGGCCCGGCTGCCGGCAACTACATCGCCGACCACGTCAAGCCGAAGGTCGTTGCCGTCCTGCACGACAAGCAGCAGTACGGTGAAGGCATCGCCACCGCCGTCAAGCAGACCCTGGAAAGCAAAGGCACCAAGGTTGCCGTGTTCGAAGGCCTGAACGCGGGTGACAAGGACTTCTCCTCGATCATCCAGAAGCTCAAGCAGAACAACGTCGACTTCGTCTACTACGGCGGCTACCACCCAGAGCTGGGCCTGATCCTGCGCCAGGCTCAGGAAAAAGGCCTGAAAGCCAAGTTCATGGGTCCGGAAGGCGTGGGTAACGACTCCATTTCGCAGATCGCCCAGAACGCCTCCGAAGGCCTGCTGGTCACCCTGCCGAAGTCGTTCGACGCGGACCCGGCGAACAAGAAGATCGTCGACGCCATCAAGGCTGACGGCAAGGACCCAAGCGGCCCGTTCGTATTCCCTGCCTACTCGGCTGTCGAGCTGATCGCTCAAGGCATCAAGAAAGCCGGTTCCGATGATACCGACAAGGTGGCCGAGGCCATCCACAAAGGCACCTTCAAGACCCCGACCGGCGACCTGTCGTTCGACGACAAAGGCGACCTGAAAGACTTCAAGTTCGTGGTCTACGAATGGCACTTCGGCAAGCCGAAAACCGAAGTCTCCCCTCAGTAA
- a CDS encoding DUF2288 domain-containing protein: MTDQTSTLYAKLLGETAIIEWKALERFWAKGDLIWVDPNLDLIAVAEAMAENRSEIFAKWRSDGTVGPVSAEQALDLQSRDPEIWAVVVSPFIVIQVKGQEEA; the protein is encoded by the coding sequence ATGACTGATCAAACAAGCACCCTCTATGCCAAATTGCTTGGCGAGACGGCAATCATCGAGTGGAAAGCGTTGGAGCGTTTTTGGGCCAAGGGTGACCTGATTTGGGTCGACCCCAACCTTGACCTGATCGCCGTTGCCGAGGCGATGGCCGAGAATCGCAGCGAGATCTTCGCCAAGTGGCGTAGTGATGGCACTGTTGGGCCGGTGTCGGCCGAGCAGGCATTGGACCTGCAAAGCCGCGACCCAGAGATCTGGGCGGTGGTGGTTTCACCGTTCATCGTGATTCAGGTGAAGGGCCAGGAAGAGGCGTGA
- a CDS encoding NAD(P)-dependent oxidoreductase has product MSTALPSLGFAGIGLMGLPMCRRLLAAGYPLTVWNRSPDKCAALVAAGARLASSPAELCRDSDMVLLCLADTAVVREVVFGEQGIAQGGRSGQLLIDFSSLEPTATREMAAELAALCGMAWLDAPVSGGTPGAEAGTLAIMVGGEAADLQRARPVLQVLGQRVTHMGAVGAGQVTKACNQMIVACNALVIAEVVALAEQSGVDATLIAEALAGGFADSKPLQILAPQMAESRFEPIKWHVRTLLKDLDGAVKFSREQGSATPLSGLAAQLMRLHGSQGYLQKDPATLVELYRNKV; this is encoded by the coding sequence ATGAGCACTGCACTACCTTCGCTTGGATTCGCCGGCATTGGCCTGATGGGCCTGCCCATGTGCCGCCGCCTGCTGGCAGCGGGTTATCCGCTGACGGTATGGAACCGCAGCCCGGACAAGTGCGCCGCACTGGTCGCTGCTGGCGCGCGCCTGGCCAGCAGCCCGGCCGAATTGTGCCGTGACAGCGACATGGTGCTACTGTGCCTGGCCGACACGGCGGTGGTGCGTGAAGTGGTGTTCGGCGAGCAAGGCATTGCCCAGGGCGGGCGCAGCGGCCAGTTGCTGATCGATTTCTCCAGCCTGGAACCCACCGCCACCCGTGAAATGGCTGCCGAACTGGCCGCACTGTGCGGCATGGCCTGGCTGGATGCACCGGTATCTGGCGGTACCCCCGGTGCCGAGGCGGGCACGCTGGCGATCATGGTGGGCGGTGAAGCGGCCGATCTGCAGCGTGCACGCCCGGTGCTGCAGGTGCTTGGTCAGCGCGTGACGCATATGGGCGCGGTAGGCGCGGGCCAGGTGACCAAGGCTTGCAACCAGATGATCGTAGCCTGCAATGCCCTGGTAATTGCAGAAGTGGTGGCACTGGCCGAACAGTCGGGCGTGGACGCGACGCTGATCGCTGAAGCGCTGGCGGGTGGCTTCGCCGACTCCAAGCCATTGCAGATTCTTGCACCGCAAATGGCCGAGAGCCGCTTCGAGCCAATCAAGTGGCACGTACGCACGCTGCTCAAGGACCTCGATGGCGCGGTCAAGTTTTCCCGCGAGCAAGGCTCGGCGACGCCGCTCAGTGGCCTTGCCGCGCAACTGATGCGCTTGCACGGTAGCCAGGGTTACCTGCAAAAAGATCCGGCGACCCTGGTAGAGCTGTACCGCAACAAGGTGTGA
- a CDS encoding putative bifunctional diguanylate cyclase/phosphodiesterase → MEWLGLQLFTDLPATGRIVIDCRHEPLLVLLAYFVACAACFATLDMAERQSHSDDPTAHRQWNMLGACCLAGGIWAMHFISMLAFRAPVDVHYDVSLTILSLLIALGVAWLAMHSLERSNMRAHYFVPSAGLIGLGIILMHFVGMAAMETGARQYYQTGLLLASAAIALLTALTALYLARYLRNGSGTLYQAMKYGASLLMAGGIVATHFTAMSAMTLVIPADTALRLPSGDNSLQLGLGIGFITLLISGASISAALADKKLQSKEHDLRRVSVLLSQLDQARASLQQAAHYDALTNLLNRRGFNQVFAERLVEHQASENRLAVMFLDIDHFKRINDSLGHDAGDELLKVIANHIKAATRNHDLVARFGGDEFCVVTSLNSRDEARHLAQRIMQRMKDPIDLGGRRMVMTTSIGISIFPDDGSTAEELLKHADLALYQSKDNGRNSLNFFNDSLKARASIALQLEEELRLALLEERGLCVHYQPIFDLRSGQVAKLEALVRWQHPQHGLLGPDRFVGIAEANGLIIDLDLWVLRHACADLAHLQRHGYGEVQVTVNCSAVTLSHDELPNEVEKALFHAGLAPRHLELEVTENALVGDIQRTVSLLKRVRALGVALSIDDFGTGYSSLAYLKRLPLDVLKIDRTFLQDVPGSQKDREIVQAIIAMAHTLHLRVVSEGVETAEQQAFLESHGCDYLQGYLLGRPVPLAELRPLLERLQRQNGRITPCCGTALPGSPDLFAGNPGYRASASVARQGH, encoded by the coding sequence ATGGAATGGCTGGGGCTGCAACTGTTCACCGATCTTCCCGCAACCGGGCGCATCGTCATCGACTGCCGTCATGAACCGCTCTTGGTTCTGCTCGCCTATTTCGTTGCTTGCGCGGCCTGTTTCGCCACGCTCGACATGGCCGAGCGTCAGTCCCACAGCGACGACCCCACCGCCCACCGACAATGGAACATGCTTGGAGCCTGCTGCCTGGCAGGCGGCATATGGGCCATGCATTTCATCAGCATGCTGGCCTTTCGGGCCCCGGTGGACGTGCACTACGACGTATCCCTGACCATTCTTTCACTGCTCATCGCACTGGGCGTGGCCTGGTTGGCCATGCACAGCCTCGAACGCAGCAACATGCGCGCGCACTATTTCGTGCCGAGCGCAGGGCTGATCGGCCTGGGCATCATCCTCATGCATTTTGTCGGCATGGCCGCGATGGAAACGGGTGCCCGCCAGTACTACCAAACCGGCTTGCTACTTGCCTCTGCCGCCATTGCCCTGCTCACCGCCCTGACCGCGCTGTACCTGGCCCGCTACTTGCGCAATGGCAGCGGTACCCTGTACCAGGCCATGAAGTACGGCGCCAGCCTGCTGATGGCCGGCGGCATCGTCGCCACTCATTTCACCGCGATGTCGGCCATGACCTTGGTCATCCCTGCCGATACCGCACTGCGCCTGCCGTCGGGCGACAACAGCCTGCAACTGGGACTGGGCATCGGCTTCATCACCCTGCTGATCAGTGGCGCCAGCATCAGCGCCGCACTGGCCGACAAGAAGCTGCAAAGCAAGGAGCACGACCTGCGCCGGGTCAGCGTACTGCTCAGCCAACTGGACCAGGCCCGCGCTTCGCTGCAGCAGGCGGCGCACTATGATGCCCTGACCAACCTGCTCAACCGCCGTGGATTCAACCAGGTATTCGCCGAGCGCCTGGTCGAACATCAGGCCAGCGAAAACCGCCTGGCTGTCATGTTCCTCGACATCGACCATTTCAAGCGTATCAACGACAGCCTTGGCCACGACGCCGGTGACGAGCTGCTCAAGGTGATCGCCAACCACATCAAGGCCGCTACCCGCAACCACGACCTGGTTGCGCGCTTTGGTGGCGACGAGTTCTGTGTGGTCACCAGCCTGAACAGCCGCGACGAAGCCCGCCACCTGGCCCAGCGCATCATGCAACGGATGAAAGACCCCATCGACCTGGGCGGGCGGCGCATGGTCATGACCACCAGCATCGGTATAAGTATCTTCCCGGACGATGGCAGCACAGCCGAAGAGCTGCTCAAGCATGCCGACCTGGCCCTCTACCAATCCAAGGACAACGGGCGCAACAGCCTGAATTTCTTCAATGACAGCCTGAAGGCTCGCGCGTCGATCGCCTTGCAACTGGAAGAAGAGCTGCGCCTGGCGCTGCTCGAAGAGCGCGGGCTGTGTGTGCACTACCAGCCGATCTTCGACCTGCGCAGCGGGCAAGTGGCCAAACTGGAAGCGCTGGTACGCTGGCAGCATCCTCAACACGGCCTGCTCGGGCCCGACCGTTTTGTCGGCATTGCCGAAGCCAACGGCCTGATCATCGACCTTGACCTGTGGGTGCTGCGCCATGCCTGTGCCGACCTGGCCCACTTGCAGCGCCACGGCTACGGCGAGGTCCAGGTCACGGTCAATTGCTCGGCAGTCACCCTCAGCCACGACGAACTGCCTAACGAAGTAGAAAAGGCGCTGTTCCACGCCGGCCTTGCGCCGCGCCACCTGGAGCTGGAGGTGACCGAGAACGCCCTGGTAGGGGATATCCAGCGCACGGTCAGCCTGCTCAAACGCGTCAGGGCTCTGGGGGTGGCACTTTCGATCGATGATTTTGGTACCGGCTACTCGTCACTGGCTTACCTCAAGCGCCTGCCGCTGGATGTGCTGAAGATCGACCGCACCTTCCTGCAGGATGTACCGGGCAGCCAGAAAGACCGGGAAATTGTCCAGGCGATCATCGCCATGGCGCATACCCTGCACCTGCGGGTAGTCAGCGAGGGCGTGGAAACCGCCGAACAGCAGGCGTTCCTCGAAAGCCATGGTTGCGACTACCTGCAGGGCTACCTGTTGGGGCGCCCCGTACCGCTGGCCGAGTTGCGCCCACTGCTGGAGCGGTTGCAGCGCCAGAATGGCCGGATCACACCTTGTTGCGGTACAGCTCTACCAGGGTCGCCGGATCTTTTTGCAGGTAACCCTGGCTACCGTGCAAGCGCATCAGTTGCGCGGCAAGGCCACTGA
- the rapA gene encoding RNA polymerase-associated protein RapA, whose translation MAQQYQPGQRWISDSEAELGLGTILAQDGRLLTVLYPATGDTRQYSLRNAPLTRVRFSPGDQITHFEGWKLTVREVEDIDGLMVYHGLDGQNQPRTLPETQLSNFIQFRLASDRLFAGQIDPLSWFSLRYNTLQHTSKQMQSALWGLGGCRAQPIAHQLHIAREVADRSAPRVLLADEVGLGKTIEAGLVIHRQLLSGRASRVLILVPENLQHQWLVEMRRRFNLQVALFDAERFIESDASNPFEDAQLALVALEWLVDDEKAQDALFAAGWDLLVVDEAHHLVWHEDQVSAEYGLVEQLAQVIPGVLLLTATPEQLGQDSHFARLRLLDPNRFHDLAAFRAESEHYRPVAEAVQELLDEGRLSPKAHATILGFLGAEGEALLAAVSDGDTQASARLIRELLDRHGTGRVLFRNTRAAIQGFPERQLHPYPLPTPEQYRDLPAGEHAELYPEVAFQAQGEVADDERWWRFDPRVDWLIDTLKMLKRTKVLVICAHAETAMDLEDALRVRSGIPASVFHEGMSILERDRAAAYFADEEFGAQVLICSEIGSEGRNFQFAHHLVMFDLPAHPDLLEQRIGRLDRIGQKHTIQLHIPYLQDSPQERLFQWYHEGLNAFLNTCPTGNALQHQFGPRLLPLLEGGENKAWDTLVADARSERERLEAELHTGRDRLLELNSGGAGEGQALVEAILEQDDQFALPIYMETLFDAFGIDSEDHSENALILKPSEKMLDASFPLGDDEGVTITYDRGQALSREDMQFLTWEHPMVQGGMDLVLSGSMGNTAVALIKNKALKPGTVLLELLFVSEVVAPRSLQLGRYLPPAALRCLLDANGNDLASRVAFETLNDQLESVPRASANKFVQAQRDVLAKRISGGEEKILPAHNERVAEAQRRLAAEADEELARLVALQAVNPSVRDSEIDALRKRREDGLAMLEKAALRLEAIRVLVAG comes from the coding sequence ATGGCGCAGCAGTATCAACCGGGGCAACGCTGGATCAGCGACAGCGAAGCAGAGCTCGGCCTGGGTACCATCCTGGCGCAGGATGGCCGCCTGTTGACCGTGCTCTACCCGGCCACTGGCGACACCCGCCAGTATTCCCTGCGCAATGCGCCGCTGACCCGCGTGCGCTTCTCGCCAGGTGACCAGATCACCCACTTCGAGGGCTGGAAGCTGACCGTGCGCGAGGTCGAGGACATCGACGGGCTGATGGTCTACCACGGCCTGGACGGGCAGAACCAGCCTCGCACCCTGCCTGAAACCCAGTTGTCGAACTTCATTCAGTTCCGCCTGGCCAGCGACCGCCTGTTCGCCGGGCAGATAGACCCACTGTCGTGGTTCAGCCTGCGCTACAACACCCTGCAGCACACCAGCAAGCAGATGCAGTCGGCACTGTGGGGGTTGGGCGGCTGCCGCGCACAGCCCATCGCCCACCAACTGCACATTGCCCGCGAAGTCGCCGACCGCAGCGCCCCGCGCGTTCTGCTGGCCGACGAAGTGGGCCTGGGCAAAACCATCGAAGCCGGCCTGGTCATTCACCGCCAACTGCTGTCGGGTCGCGCCAGCCGCGTACTGATCCTGGTGCCGGAAAACCTCCAGCACCAGTGGCTGGTGGAAATGCGCCGGCGCTTCAATCTGCAAGTGGCGCTGTTCGACGCCGAGCGCTTCATCGAAAGCGACGCCAGCAACCCGTTCGAGGATGCCCAACTGGCGTTGGTTGCCCTGGAGTGGCTGGTCGATGACGAAAAGGCCCAGGACGCGCTGTTCGCCGCTGGCTGGGACCTGCTGGTAGTCGACGAAGCCCACCACCTGGTCTGGCACGAAGACCAGGTCAGCGCCGAATACGGCCTGGTCGAGCAACTGGCCCAAGTGATTCCGGGCGTACTGTTGCTGACCGCCACCCCCGAGCAGCTGGGCCAGGACAGCCACTTCGCCCGCCTGCGCCTACTCGACCCCAACCGTTTTCACGACCTGGCCGCTTTCCGCGCCGAAAGCGAGCACTACCGCCCGGTAGCCGAGGCGGTGCAGGAACTGCTCGACGAGGGCCGTCTGTCGCCCAAGGCCCACGCCACCATCCTGGGCTTCCTGGGTGCCGAAGGCGAAGCCCTGCTGGCAGCGGTCAGCGACGGCGACACCCAGGCCAGCGCCCGGCTGATTCGCGAACTGCTGGATCGCCACGGCACCGGACGCGTGCTGTTCCGTAACACCCGTGCGGCGATTCAGGGCTTCCCCGAGCGCCAGTTGCACCCCTACCCGCTGCCCACGCCCGAGCAATACCGCGACCTGCCAGCCGGCGAGCACGCCGAGCTGTACCCGGAAGTTGCCTTCCAGGCCCAGGGTGAAGTGGCCGATGACGAGCGCTGGTGGCGTTTCGACCCACGCGTCGACTGGCTGATCGACACCCTGAAGATGCTCAAGCGCACCAAAGTGCTGGTGATCTGCGCCCACGCCGAAACCGCCATGGACCTGGAAGACGCCCTGCGCGTGCGCTCCGGCATCCCGGCCTCGGTGTTCCATGAAGGCATGAGCATCCTCGAGCGCGACCGTGCCGCTGCCTACTTTGCCGATGAAGAGTTTGGCGCCCAGGTGCTGATCTGCTCGGAAATCGGCAGCGAAGGCCGCAACTTCCAGTTCGCTCATCACCTGGTGATGTTCGACCTGCCGGCGCACCCCGACCTGCTCGAACAGCGCATCGGCCGCCTTGACCGGATCGGCCAGAAGCACACTATCCAGTTGCACATCCCGTACCTGCAGGACAGCCCGCAAGAGCGCCTGTTCCAGTGGTACCACGAAGGGCTCAACGCCTTCCTCAACACCTGCCCCACCGGCAATGCCCTGCAGCACCAGTTCGGCCCACGCCTGCTGCCGCTGCTCGAAGGCGGCGAAAACAAGGCCTGGGATACCCTGGTGGCCGACGCCCGCAGCGAACGCGAACGCCTGGAAGCCGAACTGCACACTGGCCGTGACCGCCTGCTGGAACTCAATTCCGGCGGCGCCGGCGAAGGTCAGGCGCTGGTCGAGGCCATTCTCGAACAGGACGACCAGTTCGCCCTGCCGATCTACATGGAAACCCTGTTCGACGCCTTCGGCATCGACAGCGAAGACCATTCCGAGAATGCACTGATCCTCAAGCCGAGCGAGAAGATGCTCGATGCCAGCTTCCCGCTGGGCGACGATGAAGGCGTGACCATCACCTACGACCGTGGCCAGGCGCTGTCACGCGAGGACATGCAATTCCTCACCTGGGAGCACCCGATGGTACAGGGCGGCATGGATCTGGTGCTGTCAGGCTCGATGGGCAACACCGCCGTGGCGTTGATCAAGAACAAAGCGCTCAAACCAGGCACTGTCCTGCTTGAACTGCTGTTCGTCAGCGAGGTGGTGGCACCCCGTAGCCTGCAACTGGGCCGCTACCTGCCGCCAGCGGCACTGCGCTGCCTGCTCGACGCCAATGGCAACGACCTGGCGTCACGCGTTGCTTTCGAAACCCTCAACGACCAGCTCGAGAGTGTACCGCGCGCCAGCGCCAACAAGTTCGTCCAGGCCCAGCGCGATGTGCTGGCCAAGCGTATCAGTGGCGGCGAGGAGAAGATCCTGCCGGCCCACAACGAGCGCGTGGCCGAAGCCCAGCGCCGCCTGGCAGCCGAGGCCGACGAAGAGCTGGCGCGCCTGGTGGCATTGCAAGCGGTCAACCCAAGTGTGCGTGACAGCGAAATCGACGCCCTGCGCAAGCGGCGCGAAGATGGCCTGGCAATGCTGGAGAAGGCCGCCCTGCGCCTGGAAGCCATTCGCGTGCTGGTGGCTGGCTAG
- a CDS encoding M949_RS01915 family surface polysaccharide biosynthesis protein, giving the protein MSAKHRWISASMAVGSLVLLSACEQKNFETLPPIPMEQLEVLGVQTPIKSVHFRDSDGEGLLVLSRSDGQASDLESEQEVDKVVLKATLYGRTAESDAFKARWQVEQETTCPGLDLDVDFYNDVSDVSDLNQNGVAEITVASHAFCGGGIDPHDIAIEMREGQASYTITGQSLITPAGEEPIGGEREDSASLKAAPQVLRDHMDAVWQQVYKRPWSEASPPVDDEPGDEAE; this is encoded by the coding sequence ATGTCTGCCAAGCACCGCTGGATCAGCGCTTCGATGGCCGTGGGCAGCCTGGTGCTGCTTAGCGCCTGCGAGCAGAAAAACTTTGAGACATTGCCCCCCATTCCGATGGAGCAGCTTGAGGTACTGGGCGTGCAGACTCCGATAAAGAGCGTGCACTTTCGTGACAGTGACGGCGAAGGGCTGCTGGTCCTGAGCCGCAGCGATGGCCAGGCCAGCGACCTGGAAAGCGAACAGGAAGTGGACAAGGTGGTGCTCAAGGCCACCTTGTACGGGCGCACGGCCGAGAGCGACGCCTTCAAGGCGCGTTGGCAGGTCGAGCAGGAAACGACCTGCCCGGGGCTGGACCTGGATGTGGACTTCTATAATGACGTCAGTGATGTCAGCGACCTGAACCAGAATGGAGTGGCCGAGATAACGGTGGCCAGCCATGCATTCTGCGGCGGCGGTATCGACCCGCATGACATCGCCATCGAGATGCGTGAAGGGCAGGCCAGTTACACCATTACCGGCCAGTCGCTGATCACCCCGGCGGGCGAGGAACCGATCGGTGGTGAGCGCGAGGACAGCGCTTCGCTGAAAGCCGCGCCGCAGGTATTGCGCGATCATATGGATGCGGTTTGGCAGCAGGTGTACAAGCGGCCCTGGAGCGAGGCCAGCCCGCCAGTCGACGATGAGCCGGGTGACGAAGCCGAGTAA
- the ccoM gene encoding cytochrome c oxidase subunit CcoM translates to MFFDNVVIAGVVTVGLMVAFFAGLGIFIWKDSNKRKPR, encoded by the coding sequence ATGTTCTTCGACAACGTGGTTATCGCCGGTGTGGTAACGGTCGGGCTGATGGTCGCCTTCTTTGCCGGTCTGGGCATTTTCATCTGGAAGGACTCGAACAAGCGCAAGCCGCGCTGA